The Flammeovirga kamogawensis genome includes a region encoding these proteins:
- a CDS encoding bifunctional 4-hydroxy-2-oxoglutarate aldolase/2-dehydro-3-deoxy-phosphogluconate aldolase, whose translation MNKQVFSWDAFNEAPVVGIMRGVSIETIHRIMPIYSKAGLKTVEITMNTEGAAKIIKEMRHVYPELNVGAGTVCNLDDFFKAVDAGAQFIVTPIVNEDIFTACKKLNIPLFPGALTPTEIYKAWSLGASAVKVFPCSQFGVGYIKDVLAPLNKIKLLPTGGVDKSNIQAFFKAGAVGVGMGGSLFPKDLLVEGKENELEEHFRSIKVATEAVCEPA comes from the coding sequence ATGAATAAGCAAGTTTTTTCTTGGGATGCCTTTAACGAAGCTCCTGTAGTCGGAATTATGAGAGGTGTTTCTATAGAAACAATACATAGAATAATGCCTATTTATAGTAAAGCTGGACTGAAAACAGTAGAGATTACAATGAATACTGAAGGTGCCGCAAAGATTATAAAAGAGATGCGTCACGTTTATCCTGAACTAAATGTTGGAGCAGGAACAGTTTGTAACTTAGACGATTTTTTTAAAGCTGTAGATGCTGGGGCTCAATTTATTGTAACACCTATTGTAAACGAAGATATCTTTACAGCGTGTAAAAAATTGAACATACCACTTTTCCCTGGTGCATTAACGCCTACAGAGATTTATAAAGCATGGTCATTAGGAGCTTCAGCAGTTAAAGTATTTCCTTGCTCTCAGTTTGGAGTTGGTTACATTAAAGATGTTTTAGCACCATTAAATAAAATAAAGTTATTGCCAACAGGTGGAGTAGATAAATCTAATATTCAAGCATTTTTTAAAGCAGGTGCTGTTGGTGTTGGAATGGGAGGTTCTTTGTTTCCGAAAGACTTACTTGTTGAAGGAAAAGAAAATGAATTAGAAGAGCATTTTAGAAGTATAAAAGTAGCTACAGAAGCTGTTTGCGAACCAGCGTAG
- a CDS encoding 2-dehydro-3-deoxygalactonokinase, translating into MTLPDKFISCDWGTSNFRLRLIKTDTLEVLNEHKTDKGVKTLFQEFKAQNRINQDRFFSNYLTQEIERISPSSKKNVVVASGMASSSIGLKELGYSAMPFDAKGKNLFSKHILLNKDLSVVLVSGAKTEKDVMRGEEIQAVGLADFLPIDQEGLLLLPGTHSKHINYDKSTYTDFQTYMTGEMFDIISTQSILASSVEKAPFKEEYKSAFIQGVEAGTKGNLSSSLFSIRAHDMMNNNFLVRAENISESAAKQENYYYLSGLLIGEELSYLKESYKMISVAANGTLGLLYKYALEAIVQDKKQLNFLDEELLERALLIGQKKVLESYE; encoded by the coding sequence ATGACCTTACCTGATAAATTTATCAGTTGTGATTGGGGTACATCTAATTTCCGTCTTCGTTTAATCAAGACAGATACTTTAGAAGTATTGAATGAGCATAAAACTGATAAGGGCGTTAAAACACTTTTTCAAGAGTTTAAAGCCCAAAATCGTATAAATCAAGATAGATTTTTCTCTAATTACTTAACACAAGAAATTGAGAGAATAAGTCCATCATCAAAAAAAAATGTTGTGGTAGCATCTGGAATGGCCTCTTCATCAATTGGTTTAAAAGAGCTTGGTTATTCTGCCATGCCTTTTGATGCCAAAGGAAAGAACCTTTTCAGTAAGCATATCCTTCTAAATAAAGATCTTTCTGTTGTATTGGTTTCAGGTGCAAAAACAGAAAAAGATGTAATGCGTGGAGAAGAAATTCAAGCAGTAGGTTTGGCAGACTTCTTACCAATAGATCAAGAAGGTTTATTATTACTGCCAGGAACACACAGCAAACATATAAACTATGATAAATCTACATACACAGATTTTCAAACTTATATGACGGGAGAGATGTTTGACATCATTTCTACACAGAGTATCTTAGCATCTTCTGTAGAGAAAGCTCCTTTTAAAGAAGAATACAAATCGGCATTTATACAAGGTGTAGAAGCAGGTACTAAAGGAAATTTATCAAGTTCTTTGTTTTCTATAAGAGCACATGATATGATGAACAATAACTTTTTAGTACGTGCCGAAAACATTAGTGAAAGTGCAGCAAAACAAGAAAACTATTATTACCTAAGTGGTTTATTAATAGGTGAAGAATTATCTTATTTAAAAGAATCTTATAAGATGATTAGCGTTGCTGCAAATGGAACTTTGGGGCTATTGTATAAATATGCTTTAGAAGCAATTGTTCAAGATAAAAAACAATTGAACTTCTTAGATGAAGAGTTACTAGAAAGGGCTCTTTTAATAGGGCAGAAAAAAGTATTAGAGAGTTATGAATAA